CATCATGATCTGATAACTCGGTCGGCAGGCGTATTCGGGACTCTGGGTCACCCCGGGGTCCTTGGCGTAGGGGCCTTCGCTACCGCTGTTTTGCAGAAAGCGACCAGCCCTGTCCATGGCACTGCGCAGCGGCGTACCCGTGTTGAAATTGATGTCGCCCAGCCACTTGAAGAAGTTGGCGCGGGCCTGACCATCGAAGGTGCGCAGCGGGTTGCCGCCGCGATAGCTGATGCCGCTGCACCCGCTGCTGGCGCCCAGGGTGGTGCAGTTGCTCAGGTCCTGCCAGGTCAGCCGTACCGTATTGGAAAATTGCGAGAAGGCCAGATTGGCCGACGACTGCATGCTCAGCGCACGATTGCGATAGAAGGCGTACCAGATGGCGAAGTTCTGCCGGTCCGCGGCGGAGGTGGGATTCACCAGGGTGTAGCAGGCGTCGTTCGAGGTTCGGCAGCTGGTGTTATCGCTGTTGAACACATAGTAGTAGGCCGGCACGCCCGTCTCGGTCTTATCACTGCTCCAGCTATAGAAGTCCGCTCTCGGATTTTCCGCCAGGTAATAGATAACTCCCGTATTGCCGCCGTAGTTGGTCCCGGCGTTGTAGTTCGTGTCCTGGCCACGCGCGGTGTCGTATTCCCAGGCCACGCGATAATCCCGGCTCAGGTCCACCGTGCCGGCTCCCGGCCGGAAGCCATTCACGTACACCTTGGTGAAGTCGAAGCCCGTGCCGCTGCTGACCGGATAGTCCGCAACCGTCAGCACGCCATTGCTGAAGGTGACCTTCTTCGGCACGGCATAGGTCACCGCGGGGTTGTAGTACATGGCATTGAAGGCCGACGACTTGACCCGCCGCGTAGGGCGCAGATTGTTGGCGCTGTAGCCCAGGGCGTCGGGAATGAAGCCCCACTTCATGCTGTTGGAGTTGTCCAGCGTCACGATGATGTTGGGATCGACGCCCGTGCTGAGGAATAGCGGCTGCTGGTTGATGTTGAGGGTACTGGCACCGACGACAGCGGACGCGCCAAGCAGGACCAGTAGCGCCAGGCGCAGGGAAGAAAGGCTCATGGCACCTCCAGCTTGATGATGCTCTGCAGGATGACCGGGAAGCGCGCACCGCCACTGCGGGCCGCCGCCGTGATCCGGTAGTAGTAGGAGCCGCGGCCCTTGTAGGCATCGGCGAGGCTGGGACTGCCGCCCTCGCCGATCACCGTGACCACCCAGCGCGGCGCCAGCCGATAGCGGGATTGGCCATCGAAGCCCTGGTAGCCCAGGGAGGTATCGGCCGGCAGCTCGGTGAGGGTTTGCAGCGCGGTCTTGGCCCAGGTCTGCACCTTGGCCTGGGTATCCAGGTCGTGGTCCTCGCTGAGGATGCATAGATTCGCGGTGGTGGTCGCCAGGGTGGTCGCGCTGGTCTTGCAGGAGTCGAAACCGGCACTGGCGCTGGCGAAGGCCGCCGTGCCACGTAGCACGCTCAGGCGCCGCTCGGCCTCGCGCAGGGCGGACTCGGCGGCGTTGTAGGCGCGCTTCTGCTCCGAGACGTTGCCCCCCACGCGATTCTGCAGGGTGGTCTCGCGCATGCTGGTGATGGCCAGCAGGGTGAGCAGCAACAGCATGACCAGGGCGACCAGGAGGACGGCGCCCCCTTGGCGTCGGGCTGCAGGACGGTTCATGGCATCAGATTCCGCAAGGTGACGCTGCCCTGGACGATTTGCAGCACCTGGCTACTGGCACCCTCGGGCGCTGCCCGCCCGGTCAGGGTCCGCCAATTCGTCGCCATGGCGTTGGCCAGGCCGTCGCTGGCCACGCGGCTGGAAAACAGCGCGGCATAGCGAATCGCCTGGCTTTGCGCCGCGGGCGACGGCGGCGTGAACCAGACGAAATCCGCCAGCCCCGCGACGATGACCTGGGCCGGCTGGCCCTGGGCACTGCATTGCAGGCTGCCGCGTCCCGGCGTCCCCGTGGCATCGGCGACATAGCTGATGCGGGTCAGCACCTCGGTACCGTTGAGGCCGGCGGCAGCGATGGGATTACCCAGGCAATCGCTGTCGGTCCCCTTCACCTCGCCCTGGTAGCGAAAGCACAGCCCGGTCTTGTCGCTGGTCAGGGCGACCGCCTGCCCCGGGTTCATGGCCGGGCAGCCGTTGCCAGCCGCCCGCGCCGGAAAAGCCAGCGCCAGGGTCGTCTGGCTGACCGGATTGGCGCGAAAGCCCGCCCGCGCCAGTTGCTGGTCGAGCAACAGCAGCGCGGTCCGGCCATTTTCCTCGTTGCTGACCTGGCCTTCCTGGAACAGCGCGTGCCGCTTGTTGTTCAGGTACAGCTGGGTCACCGCCAGGATGAGAAAGGTGCTCAGGGTCAGGGCCACCATCAATTCGATGATGGAGAGGCCCGCTTGCCGCGCCTTCATAGCTCCCCCCTCAGGGTGTAGAAGCACAGCCCGCCGCTGCAGCCCGCGCTGTTGCCGGTATTGTCCTGCCAGGCGAGGACGATCATCACCATGGAGGCACTGGGCGACACGCAGGCATCGGTATCGTTGTAGGGCGCGGTGCTGCCCAGTTGCGGGGGCTTGCGCGTCGGACAGACCGCGAAGTTGGCCTTGATCAGAGCATCGGTCACCGGCAGCAGCATCTTGACCTGCTGCAACCAACAGCTGAGATCCTTGCCGGCCACGCTGCTGCCGCCCGCACTGCGGTCGAGCGTGGCGCAGGTGCCATCGGCCGCCTCCAGGGCCACCAGGGTGAAATCCTTGCCAGCCTGCTTGGCGTAGGGGCTCGCGGTGTTGAAGCTGTCACCGCTCAGGGCCGCGGCCGGATTGCTGCGCATCAGCTCCAGCAGCTCGCTGGCCAGCATGATGGCGTTGTTGCGCTGGATGGCATCCTGGGACAGCACCAGGCTGCGCGATTGCAGCGCCACCAGGCCCAGCACGCCGATGCAGATGATCACCAGGCTGACCAGCACCTCGATCAGGCTGAAGCCCGCCGTGGGGGCCTTGCACCTTAGCTGCATCCGCGGGTGCTCGCCGACGTGGGGGTGAAATCGGACACCGCGGTGTAGCCGCCCTGGCTGATGGTGAGTGCCTTGCCGGAGGTGTGGGTGTCGTTGGTGGCGCAGAGCAGGATGGTGAAGGGCGCGGCGAGGGTGCCATTGGGCCTGAAGGTCAGGCGGGTGGCGGTGCCGACACTGCTGATGCCACTGGGTGCCAGACCACTGCCTTCGAAGGCCCGCAGCGTTTCCACATCGCCCACGACGGTGCTACTGGCCGTGGTGACCTTGAGCGCACCGGACCAGTTGTTGACGCTCGGCGCCTCCACGCTGACGTTCAGCCCCCGCGTCAGGGCTTCACTGCGCGCGTAGTTGAGCAGATTAGTCAGCTCATTTGCCGCAACAGTCACCCGATTGGACCGAGTCAAGGCGCCGAAGCCAGGCGCAGCGATGGCGATCAGGATGCCCACCAAGGCCATGACTATCATCAATTCGGTAAGAGTGAAGCCTGCAGCCTTCTTCACGTCAGGTCTGCCTTGTGTCTATCGAGGAAAACGAGATGCTGCGCCTGACCTAGAGCAAAATCAGCATCAGAGAGATGTTCGGCCGTATGGACGGGATGACTGGCCGGGTCTTGCGGGCGAATCCCGGATCAGCGAAGCGCCACTGATTAGCTTCATTTCAGGTAAATAAAGCCGCCTACTAATATGCCATCTAACGTTATGAAAACCAACTTGAGCGCTCTAACTCAAGGGTCTCAGCCGTTCCCCACGGAAAAATGGTCATTCTAATATTGCGCAGGCAGGCCCTGTAACCCGCAGAAATGATCCGTCGCTACGGTGCTTCCTCAGCGCCTGTCGGGCCGTTCCAGCCGCCCCGTTCTCCAAGGTCACTACAGGACCACGCGGACTCCAGGTGCGCCTCGCCTGAGCATGCACTTTGTCCATAGCCTAGTCCCTCCAAATTCATTGATTGAATGAACAACCAATAAACTTGGATTGAAGTTTTTTAATTGAAGCACCAAACAATAAAAGCCCTTTCGAGCACCAACTTCTCATTCATGACGGAACAAGTCATCCATAACTAGCCAAAGCGGGCGTTATTGTTCTAAAAAGAACAGGCCTATTTTTCCGCGCCGCGCCGGGATGAGCGCTCCACCTGACCTGAAGACTGTGGACGCCAGGCAACCAGAAGCCTCTAGGCCGCATTGGTTAGGCATCAGCAATAACGCAGCGGGTAACGCTTCGTTATCGAAGTGCACTTTTCCATCATCGGACTCCGCGCCGAGTTAGTTCCGTATCGCCGCTGCTTTCATCTACCGACAATGACAAGGCCGCTATGCACGACTCGAAGAAAATCGATTATTCGCTGAATGACACCGACACCTCCGCGCCCCATTCCGCCCTGGACAACGCCGCCATCATTTCCGCCTATCGGCGCTGGGCCAATGTCTATGATCGGGTGTTCGGTGGTGTCTCGGCGCCCGGGCGCAAGCGTGCGGTAGCGGCGGTCAACGCCCTGGCGGGCACCCGGGTGCTGGAGGTCGGCGTGGGCACCGGTCTCGCCCTGCCCCACTACGGCGCCGACAAGAGTGTCACCGGCATCGACCTGTCACCGGACATGCTGGCCAAGGCCCGGGAGCGCGTCGCCCGCGAGGGGCTCACCACCGTGGAGGCCCTGCTCGAAGCCAACGCCGAGGATACCGGCCTGCCCACCGGCTCCTTCGATATCGCCGTGGCCATGTTCGTGGCCTCCGTGGTGCCCAATCCGCGCAAGCTGATGCAGGAGATGCGCCGAGTGGTGAAGCCGGGTGGCCACCTGCTGCTGGTCAATCATTTCCAGGCCGAGAGTGGTCTGCGCCTGCTGGCGGAAAAGGCCCTGGCGCCGGCCTCGCGCAAGCTCGGCTGGCACCCGGATTTCGCCATGGCATCCATCCTCTCCCGTGAAGACCTGCGCCGCGCCAGTCGCAGCAGCGTGCCGCCCTTTGGGCTGTTCACCCTGGTGCAGCTGACCAACGACTAGCCGCGCAGGTGCAGCCCTACTCCACCCGATACCCACGTCCCGCCAGGCATGCCGCCAGCGCCTGGCGGAAACGCTGGGTCAGGTAGGGATCGGCCACCGCGCCGGGGCGTTCGGGATCGAAACCCGAATCACCGGCGGCGTAGCGGCGGCAGTCATATCTATCCGTGGCGTAGCGCTCGGGTGGCTGGCCCTGCAGGGGATAGGCGGTGACGTCATAGGCGTCGTAGTTTGCCGTGGGCGGCGCGCTCGCAACCGACACTGGCACCGGCGCGGTGGGGTCGGCGACGGTGACGAAGCCGCCGCCCGGATCGGTACGGTAGTAACTCCCCGCCGCGAAGTAATAGGTGGTGCCGCCCATCCACAGCGTCTCGGCGAAGTCCGGCAACACGCTGACCCGGACGCCGGTCGGCGGCAGAACCACCACGTAACGCGGGCCCTGGGGACGATACCAGTAGCCGTCGGCATAGTAGTACTGGCTATCCCGGTACCAGACGCGGGTAAAGCCGGCGGGCACGCCCGGCACCTCGAAGCCGGGGCGCCACTGCGGATGTCGGCCCCAACCCGGCCGGCCAGCTTGCCAGTCCTGGCCATAGTCGGGGCGCGGTGGCGGTGGCGATGGATAGCCGGGCGCGGCATAACCCGGACGCTGCTGCCAGGTCGGCGGTGGACCCGGTGGCAAGTCGTTACGCTGCCAGTCGTCCAGGGCCGGCCCAGCAGGCCTGGCCACCGGCGGGCGTCGCTCCGGAGGCGGTCCGTTCCAACGACCGGGGCCCTGGTCCACCGGTCCCCGGCCCGGCGCGGGCGGAGCTCCGGGTGGCGGTCCTGCGGGAGCGCCGGGAGGCGTGACATAGCCACCGCCCAGGCGTATGTCGTCGGCCTGAACCAGGGTCGCGGTCAGACAGCAGGCCAGGGCCGTCGCCAGCAGGGTCTGGGGCTTCATGGATGCCTCCTCGACGGGACCGTCCCATCGTCCCCGCCAGTATCTCATGGGTGCCGCGGCCCTCCCTGTCGCTTACCTGTCGCGCTGCCGTTCCAGGGTCTTGCGCTGCTCGGCCAAGCCGTTGGAATACCGGTCGGCGGTATCCACCAGGTTGACGTCGGCGTCGAAGGCGATATCGAACAGCCGGCGCAGGGTGCGCAGGTCGATGCCGCCGCATTTCTCGAAGCCCTCGCGACCACCCACCTGCAGGGTGCCGAGGTCGAGTTGTGAAGCGAGCAGGCCGGAATGGCCGAGCGGACGATACTGCGGGGTGCCTCCACGGATTTTTTGCACGTGAAGGGTCGACTCCCGGTGCGGCTGGCAAGTTTCAACCGCACAGGAATCGCACTTCTAGCGGTCTGCCTGGGTCTATGGCCCCACGCAAGGAGGAAAACACATGTCGAAACACCATCATCACGTCGGCTGGTTCAAGCGCCGCCATGAGGTTAAGCCGGACGACCTCACCATCGTGGACAACTCCCTGGTCAAGCGCGCCGTCGGTGCCGCCGCCCTGGGCAACGCCATGGAATGGTTCGATTTCGGCGTCTATGGCTACCTGGCCGTGACCCTGGGCAAGGTCTTCTTTCCCGACGGCGATGCCGCGGCGCAATTGATCGCCACCTTCGCCACCTTTACCGTCGCCTTCCTGGTCCGCCCACTCGGCGGCATGGTGTTCGGGCCGCTGGGCGATAAATACGGCCGCCAGAAGATCCTGGCTCTGACCATGATCATGATGGCCCTGGGCACCTTCAGCATCGGCCTCATCCCCAGCTACGAAAGCATCGGCATCTGGGCGCCCGCCCTGCTGCTGCTCGCCCGGGTGGTGCAGGGCTTCTCCACTGGCGGCGAATACGGCGGCGCGGCGACCTTCATCGCCGAATACGCCACCGACAAGACCCGCGGGCGCATGGGCAGCTGGCTGGAATTCGGTACCCTGGCCGGCTACATCGCCGGAGCCGGGACGGTCACCGCCCTTACCGCGGCGCTCAGCCAGGAACAGTTGCTCGACTGGGGCTGGCGCGTCCCCTTCTTCATCGCCGGTCCCTTGGGCCTGCTCGGCCTCTATATGCGCCTGAAGCTGGAAGAGACGCCGGCATTCAAGGCCCACGCCGAAGCCAACGAAGGCAAGGCGGCGGACAGCCCGGCGCACAGCCTGCGCGAGCTGTTCACCCTGCATCGCGTCGCCCTGCTCAAGTGCGTCGGCCTGGTGCTGGTGTTCAACGTCACCGACTACATGCTGCTGACCTACATGCCCAGCTACCTGGCCGTGACCATGGGCTATGCCGAGACCAAGGGCCTGCTGCTGATCCTCATCGTCATGGTGGTTATGATGCCGCTCAACATCCTAGGCGGCTTCTTCAGCGACCACCTGGGCCGCAAGCCGATGATCATCGGCGCGTGCCTGGCGATCCTGGTCCTGGCGATTCCCTGCCTCAAGCTGATCGGCAGCGGCGAGGACTGGCTGATCTTCCTTGGCCTGATGCTGCTGGGCATCGCCCTAGCCTGCTTCACCAGCACCATGCCCTCCACCCTGCCGGCGCTGTTCTACACCCCGATCCGCTACAGCGCCCTGTCCATCGCCTTCAACATCTCGGTGTCGCTGTTCGGCGGGACCACCCCGCTGGTCACCGCCTGGCTGGTGGAAAAGACCGGCGACCCGCTGGTGCCGGCCTACTACCTGATGGTGGCAGCGGTGATCGGCATCCTCACCATGCTCACCGTGCGCGAGACCGCTGGCAAACCCCTGCGCGGCTCGCCACCCTCGGTGGCCAGCGAAGAGGAAGCCAAGGAATTCCTCGCCAGCGACGCACCACTGACCGTGGACAAGCAGCCGCCGGGGCGTGCGTAAGCCTAATCGCGGCCATGGGCCGCTCCTACAGGGGGGATGCGTTTGTAGGAGCGGCCCATGGCCGCGATAAGCGCGATAAAGACAGTTGCGCATGGATATCACCGTAGGAGCTGTCGCTACGGCGCACCGGCATGGTCGCGATCAATAGCCTCCGCAGCATCCGGCGGACTACCTTAGCTACGATTAGCCTCGTAGCTTCACCTCGTCCCCCAACCTCCTCCAAACGCCCCCTCTCCCCCAGGGAAAGAGCCGGGGTGAGGGCCCGCTCAACCCCACGATTTCCAGCCAAAAGAAAAGGGGAGACCTGGCGGCCTCCCCTTGAATTCGTTGTCCTCTCGCACCGCTCGTGACGGTGGCTGCGATCGACCAGGAATGGTGACCTGGGCGGGCCCGGGCGCGGCGGACGGGATACCGTCGTTGGCGATACGAAAGGCCCTCCTGGGGCGCTTCCGGTGGACAGCTCTACCGGGCTATCGAAGTTGAGTTCAGCTTACGCCCCTAGGCCCAGCAGGGGTTTGCGTTGTTTGCGCTTTTTATCGCCCCTTGCGCAATCCTTCGCTAGAAAACTAGCATTGCACGCTCCTGGCTAGCGCAAGGTATGCAAAATGGACAAACTCGACCGCTTCGATCTAAAAATCCTGGCAGAACTGCAACGCGATACCCGCCTCTCCAACCAGGAACTAGCCGAACGCATCGGGCTATCACCCTCCCCCTGCTCGCGGCGGGTCAAGCAACTGGAAGACGCTGGCTACATCACCCGCCAGGTCGCCCTGCTGGATCGCAAGAAACTCGGCCTGTCGCTGACCGCCTTCGTGCTCATCGGCATGGACAGGCACACCCCGGAGCGCTTCGAGAATTTCCAGGCGGTCATCGCCCAGTGCCCCGAGGTGCTGGAGTGCTGCCTGGTCACCGGCATGGACGCGGACTACCAACTCAAGGTGGTGGTACCCGACATGGAGCACTACCAGCAATTGCTGCTGGGTACCCTGACGCGCATCGAAGGTGTCTCCAGCGTGCGTTCGAGCTTCGTGCTCAACCAGATCTTGGCCAGCACCGAGCTACCGCTCAACCACCTGCGTACCTAGGTGCGGGGCGACCGCAACACCGGTTCCGAGAAAGCGCGGCAGTACCAGCATGTGCGGCACGGCGAAGGCCGCCAAGACGGCGAACAGGGCGCGGACACCGGTGCGTTCCTGCAGCAGGAAGACCAAGCCACCGGCCAGGGTGAAGACCGCCGCCCCCAGCAGGATCGGCCAGGTCAGCCAGAGATAGGCCTTGAGGCTGGCTGCCCCCAATAGCCGCTGCCGCACCCCGGTCTGGGGCGCGGCGTGCAGCAGATAGAAGCCGAGGGCGAAGCCCCCCAGGGGCGGCGTCAGCACCACGGCGAATAGCGTGACGGCGAGCCAGGGACAATGCCGCTGCCAGGCGGCCAGCAGCAGAACAGGCAGCGACAGCGCGCCACCGAGGACGAGCAGCCAGGTCAGCCATTGCGCCAAAGCTAAAGACGCCGTTGGCCCCATGGCCAAGCCCAGCAACCGGGCGACGGCTGCAGGGTGCAACAGCGCCGGCCCGCCAAGGATGAACAGCCCAAGCGCCAGCGACGTTAGCCGCCCGGCGAACAGCTCGTCCTCATGGGCGAAGTGCCAAGCCGAGAGCAGTAGGAACAGCGCCAGGGCCAGCGCTCCTGCCAGTTGCCAGCACAGCAGACAGGCCAGGGCGGTCGCCAGGTAGCAGCCCAGAAAGGCGGGGCGGCGTGTTGGAGAGACCAGGCAGAGGTCGCTGGCACCATGCAGCAGTCCCAGCCCCAGGCCCACCACCAGGACGAAGGCCAGTTGCCCTGCCCCGCCCGCCAGGCTGGCGAGCCCGGCGGTCAGCAGCAGCGCGAGCCAGCTCCGCCCGCTCACGGTCATGGCTAGACGCCAGGCCGCGCCAGGGCCGCGCGCAGGTTGCGCTCGGAGGTGAAGGCGTAGACCACCTTGGCCAGCACATCGAGGATCAGGAAGGCCCAGACCGTGGCTGCATCGCTCACCGCCCAGACACCCTCGGGCCCCACGGCGAAGACCACCGGATAGATCAGCCAGAGCACGCTGAGAAAGCCGACGTTCTTGCGGTAGGCCACGCCAATCGGCGCCTGCTGCCCGGCCAGGGTCGCCAGCGGCTTCCACAACAGATAGAGCACCCCGGCGAAGGCCGCGCAGGACCAGGCGAAGAACACCCACTTGATGGTGCCGAAGGGGGCCAGGGAAGCGATCAGGCCGGTCACGATCATCACCACGTCCAGGGTGACGATGGAGGCCACGAAACCGGCCTGGCCTTCCTGCTCACGCGCGCCCAGGTAGGCCGAGCTCACCACGCCGGCCAGCAACAGTGGGGTGGTGAAGGTCCAGTCCAGGTAACGGGCGACATAGGTGACACTGCCGTCCGGCTTGATCAGGTTGCCGACGCCCAGGTACATGGCCAGATAGGCCGTGGCGGCGATGAAGGGCACGGCGGCATGCACCAGGGTATGGCCGCGCAACGGACCATGGTGCGCGCCCCTGGCATAGATCGCCAGGGACGCGAGCGACATGATGATGAAACCGATGAGCAGGGGCGTCTGAATCATGAAAGTCTCCAGAGGGTCGATAGGGGCGAACCGGTACGACCAACCCCTCTGGAAAAGGGGTTCTCGACAACCGCTGCGCTTAAGGTAGAGAAGCCGCCGCGAGAGTTGGTTCAAAATGTTTCAGAACCACTGGACGGCTGGCACAGCGGTCTCGATCGAGGTCAGGCGCCGCTCTTGAGCGCTCAGGCAGGCTGCGTCCTTTCGTGCCCTCCCGGAAATCTGCATGCTGCCGCTCCAAAGGTATCGTCGAGCTACAAACGCTGCTTCAACTGCCATGCCTTCTTCGACGACTTTTACCAGCGCTTTCTGGCCAAATCGCTAAAGTATGAAAAGCCTGTTGTTAACGATATAGCCACTCAGAATGTATTGGCTTCAACTCAGCAAGCTAATACCTTTCATATTGAGCCAACACCAGAAAGCTATTAAGTCGCGGATCATCCATCTGCTTAACTAGCACAAGGTAGTTGAGCCCAGCCTCGAATCCACGCTAGAATTTTCTAGGCGCCGCATATTATTCGCAGGCCGACCTTAACTAGCACTACCACCTAATAGAAATCAGAACTCATTACCCAACAGAAAAGCTGAACAACCCTTAACTGAACCATTTACCCCTACGAGGTAAAAACACAAACACAACAACCTAAAATCAAGTAGTGATAACACGTTCAAAAACAGCAAGGCAAAATTAAGAAGAAACCACATGTACAAAGAAGCACTGATAGAAATAGCACCAACGATTGCTTACTTTTTGATATTTACAACATTAATCTACGTACTTCTTTATTTGTTACTTATAAAGAAAACAAAACACCTTCCAACTGTACTTGGTGACATCGGATGGAAACGCGTGGATTACATATGGATAATTGCAGGATCGCTCGGGGTCGTTACTCAGATAATTCAAATACAAGCTCAAATTGTAAGCACTGAGCTAAGCACTCAAAGGACGCTTGACAATTTAGCCTCCATGAACTTAAACAGAGCAGCATTTGAATTAAGCGATTCGTCTGTTTGCCTTACCCGTACAGAAGAAAAGAAGTCAAATTTTAGAAATTTGGAGAAAAAAGAATTAATGAGAGCCTGCAAGAAATTTAAGGAATTCGCTCCAAACTCCCCAAATCAGATCGAACTAAAAATAGCAATGATATTAAATAAAAAAGAAATAGAAGATTCTGCCGAAAACTATAAAACTCCTTTAATAAAAACCAAAATAGAATCCTTCAAAAAAGCCTTTGCGGCTTACGAAAAACAGCTAAATGAAACATCAAAAATAAACAATAAAGCAATAGAATATAATAGAGTTATACAGAAACTAATTATTACAACCCCGATAATACTTGCTATAGCAATTGCCTTGAGGCTAGCAAAAGTTACAGGCGAGATAAGATTAAAAAAACTGTCAGACAAAAAATCTCAAAAATCTAATTGCCCTTAAAAACTCAAACCAAGACAACGCAGAACAAGCTGACTTTACAAGATACCACTACAAAACCACAAAGCACAGAAAGATGAAGTGCCTGACCGAATAAAAATTCGGCCCCTCCATGATCATGATGCTTCCTGGTCAGAGCGACTCCGCCGCA
The window above is part of the Pseudomonas oryzihabitans genome. Proteins encoded here:
- a CDS encoding GspH/FimT family pseudopilin gives rise to the protein MKKAAGFTLTELMIVMALVGILIAIAAPGFGALTRSNRVTVAANELTNLLNYARSEALTRGLNVSVEAPSVNNWSGALKVTTASSTVVGDVETLRAFEGSGLAPSGISSVGTATRLTFRPNGTLAAPFTILLCATNDTHTSGKALTISQGGYTAVSDFTPTSASTRGCS
- a CDS encoding PilW family protein, with protein sequence MKARQAGLSIIELMVALTLSTFLILAVTQLYLNNKRHALFQEGQVSNEENGRTALLLLDQQLARAGFRANPVSQTTLALAFPARAAGNGCPAMNPGQAVALTSDKTGLCFRYQGEVKGTDSDCLGNPIAAAGLNGTEVLTRISYVADATGTPGRGSLQCSAQGQPAQVIVAGLADFVWFTPPSPAAQSQAIRYAALFSSRVASDGLANAMATNWRTLTGRAAPEGASSQVLQIVQGSVTLRNLMP
- a CDS encoding Brp/Blh family beta-carotene 15,15'-dioxygenase, which codes for MTVSGRSWLALLLTAGLASLAGGAGQLAFVLVVGLGLGLLHGASDLCLVSPTRRPAFLGCYLATALACLLCWQLAGALALALFLLLSAWHFAHEDELFAGRLTSLALGLFILGGPALLHPAAVARLLGLAMGPTASLALAQWLTWLLVLGGALSLPVLLLAAWQRHCPWLAVTLFAVVLTPPLGGFALGFYLLHAAPQTGVRQRLLGAASLKAYLWLTWPILLGAAVFTLAGGLVFLLQERTGVRALFAVLAAFAVPHMLVLPRFLGTGVAVAPHLGTQVVER
- a CDS encoding bacteriorhodopsin; its protein translation is MIQTPLLIGFIIMSLASLAIYARGAHHGPLRGHTLVHAAVPFIAATAYLAMYLGVGNLIKPDGSVTYVARYLDWTFTTPLLLAGVVSSAYLGAREQEGQAGFVASIVTLDVVMIVTGLIASLAPFGTIKWVFFAWSCAAFAGVLYLLWKPLATLAGQQAPIGVAYRKNVGFLSVLWLIYPVVFAVGPEGVWAVSDAATVWAFLILDVLAKVVYAFTSERNLRAALARPGV
- a CDS encoding Lrp/AsnC family transcriptional regulator, whose translation is MDKLDRFDLKILAELQRDTRLSNQELAERIGLSPSPCSRRVKQLEDAGYITRQVALLDRKKLGLSLTAFVLIGMDRHTPERFENFQAVIAQCPEVLECCLVTGMDADYQLKVVVPDMEHYQQLLLGTLTRIEGVSSVRSSFVLNQILASTELPLNHLRT
- a CDS encoding DUF6515 family protein, translated to MKPQTLLATALACCLTATLVQADDIRLGGGYVTPPGAPAGPPPGAPPAPGRGPVDQGPGRWNGPPPERRPPVARPAGPALDDWQRNDLPPGPPPTWQQRPGYAAPGYPSPPPPRPDYGQDWQAGRPGWGRHPQWRPGFEVPGVPAGFTRVWYRDSQYYYADGYWYRPQGPRYVVVLPPTGVRVSVLPDFAETLWMGGTTYYFAAGSYYRTDPGGGFVTVADPTAPVPVSVASAPPTANYDAYDVTAYPLQGQPPERYATDRYDCRRYAAGDSGFDPERPGAVADPYLTQRFRQALAACLAGRGYRVE
- the pilV gene encoding type IV pilus modification protein PilV — translated: MQLRCKAPTAGFSLIEVLVSLVIICIGVLGLVALQSRSLVLSQDAIQRNNAIMLASELLELMRSNPAAALSGDSFNTASPYAKQAGKDFTLVALEAADGTCATLDRSAGGSSVAGKDLSCWLQQVKMLLPVTDALIKANFAVCPTRKPPQLGSTAPYNDTDACVSPSASMVMIVLAWQDNTGNSAGCSGGLCFYTLRGEL
- a CDS encoding pilus assembly PilX family protein, whose protein sequence is MNRPAARRQGGAVLLVALVMLLLLTLLAITSMRETTLQNRVGGNVSEQKRAYNAAESALREAERRLSVLRGTAAFASASAGFDSCKTSATTLATTTANLCILSEDHDLDTQAKVQTWAKTALQTLTELPADTSLGYQGFDGQSRYRLAPRWVVTVIGEGGSPSLADAYKGRGSYYYRITAAARSGGARFPVILQSIIKLEVP
- the proP gene encoding glycine betaine/L-proline transporter ProP, with amino-acid sequence MSKHHHHVGWFKRRHEVKPDDLTIVDNSLVKRAVGAAALGNAMEWFDFGVYGYLAVTLGKVFFPDGDAAAQLIATFATFTVAFLVRPLGGMVFGPLGDKYGRQKILALTMIMMALGTFSIGLIPSYESIGIWAPALLLLARVVQGFSTGGEYGGAATFIAEYATDKTRGRMGSWLEFGTLAGYIAGAGTVTALTAALSQEQLLDWGWRVPFFIAGPLGLLGLYMRLKLEETPAFKAHAEANEGKAADSPAHSLRELFTLHRVALLKCVGLVLVFNVTDYMLLTYMPSYLAVTMGYAETKGLLLILIVMVVMMPLNILGGFFSDHLGRKPMIIGACLAILVLAIPCLKLIGSGEDWLIFLGLMLLGIALACFTSTMPSTLPALFYTPIRYSALSIAFNISVSLFGGTTPLVTAWLVEKTGDPLVPAYYLMVAAVIGILTMLTVRETAGKPLRGSPPSVASEEEAKEFLASDAPLTVDKQPPGRA
- a CDS encoding class I SAM-dependent methyltransferase; the encoded protein is MHDSKKIDYSLNDTDTSAPHSALDNAAIISAYRRWANVYDRVFGGVSAPGRKRAVAAVNALAGTRVLEVGVGTGLALPHYGADKSVTGIDLSPDMLAKARERVAREGLTTVEALLEANAEDTGLPTGSFDIAVAMFVASVVPNPRKLMQEMRRVVKPGGHLLLVNHFQAESGLRLLAEKALAPASRKLGWHPDFAMASILSREDLRRASRSSVPPFGLFTLVQLTND